In the Diachasmimorpha longicaudata isolate KC_UGA_2023 chromosome 1, iyDiaLong2, whole genome shotgun sequence genome, one interval contains:
- the LOC135164452 gene encoding gastric triacylglycerol lipase-like isoform X2, with product MDFFMLPLGGHSIFGSMRLVEGHGRRADWHRVTTEDGYILSIFRILPNQPRNNSQCGPPIYLQHGLSGTADMFVILQPERNIAFLLADAGYDVWMGNLRGSAYSRKHRTWSPENSKFWDFSMDEYAIKDLPAMMDYILDATNRSSLSYIGISLGTTISTILLSNRTDYNSKLNLVVHLAPVTFFKTPNLARKILSIAADLLEGPFKAFEILPRNRLIYSFVELVCLANSAMLEFCLFFVDTIVGKDREQLDMPPNFLLKIAQLYPAGCSAKVFFHYFQFIRTGEFGYFDHKNDKTNLRYYGQTKAPAYNLTNIVAPMAFFKAPNDPLSTLEDDLALISKLPVNRTLYYEIVRWKNFNHIDFIVAKDVKKFVYNRLFEILSDINKFP from the exons atggatttttttatgttaccTCTAGGTGGACATTCTATTTTCGGATCG ATGAGACTCGTTGAGGGACATGGAAGACGGGCGGACTGGCACAGGGTTACAACGGAGGACGGATacattttatcaatatttagaATCCTCCCAAATCAACCCCGCAATAATTCCCAGTGTGGACCTCCAATTTATTTGCAGCACGGATTATCAGGCACTGCAGACATGTTTGTTATATTGCAACCTGAACGAAATATCG CATTTTTACTAGCAGATGCTGGCTATGATGTTTGGATGGGGAATTTGAGAGGAAGTGCGTACAGTCGAAAGCATAGGACATGGTCACcagaaaattccaaattttggGATTTTAG TATGGACGAGTACGCAATCAAAGATCTACCAGCAATGATGGACTACATCCTCGATGCGACAAATCGATCATCATTGTCCTACATTGGCATATCCCTTGGAACCACCATCAGCACAATATTGCTGTCAAATCGGACCGACTACAACAGCAAACTGAATCTAGTTGTTCACTTGGCACCAGTCACGTTCTTCAAGACACCGAATTTAGCAAGAAAAATTCTGTCAATAGCGGCTGATTTACTGGAAGGACCTTTCAAAGCCTTCGAAATTCTTCCTCGAAACAGATTAATATATTCATTTGTGGAGTTAGTATGTTTAGCAAATTCGGCAATGTTGGAGTTCTGCTTGTTCTTCGTTGACACCATCGTAGGCAAAGATCGGGAACAGTTGGATATGCCACcg aatttcctGCTGAAAATTGCACAGCTCTATCCAGCCGGATGCTCCGCAAAAGTGTTCTTCCACTATTTTCAATTCATAAGAACTG GAGAATTTGGATACTTCGATCACAAAAACGATAAAACGAACCTCCGGTACTACGGCCAGACGAAGGCTCCGGCTTACAATTTAACAAACATCGTGGCTCCCATGGCATTCTTCAAAGCTCCGAACGATCCCCTTTCCACCTTAGAAGACGACCTCGCACTAATCAGCAAATTACCTGTGAACAGAACTTTATATTATGAGATAGTGAGATGGAAGAACTTCAATCATATTGATTTTATCGTTGCCAAAGACGTCAAGAAGTTTGTCTACAACAGATTATTCGAAATCTTGTCTGACATTAATAAATTTCCTTGA
- the LOC135164461 gene encoding carbonic anhydrase 13-like produces the protein MEIYLVFTAVLLSHLPLAFTNFAYVGLHGPQHWGEDYNECVGKHQSPINIEEHIVKNVSFPQLQFLGFKSSRGCSIENNGHTVMMKMNKTDGPSIFGGPLGSHEYVFEQLHFHWGENDHEGSEDLINNHSFAMELHAVFYNKIYGSFQQAIHHPDGLTVLAYFFEASEQDNPNYALIVESLSLIEAVDSSTKLSPMALESLLLPNPAVLQDYFTYNGSLTTPPCSEVVTWIDFKQALPLSHNQIAAFRNVRTPEGVKLTRNFRPIQPLEDRVVYHNIRVPKDKSHSHDFGGSGQSALHVSLPIALGAMLLTTPPEIWTGVVDLLTPIR, from the exons ATCTTCCTCTAGCCTTCACCAATTTCGCATATGTGGGTCTCCACG GGCCACAACATTGGGGAGAGGATTACAACGAATGCGTAGGAAAGCATCAGTCTCCAATTAATATCGAAGAGCACATCGTCAAAAATGTCAGCTTTCCTCAACTTCAATTCCTCGGCTTCAAGTCCTCACGAGGGTGTTCTATAGAGAACAATGGACACACCG TGATGATGAAAATGAACAAGACTGACGGTCCATCGATTTTTGGTGGACCACTGGGCTCTCACGAATATGTATTCGAGCAGCTCCACTTCCATTGGGGTGAGAATGATCATGAAGGTTCCGAGGATTTGATAAACAATCACTCTTTCGCCATGGAACTTCATGCTGTATTTTACAACAAGATTTATGGATCCTTCCAACAAGCTATTCATCATCCAGATGGATTGACCGTCCTTGCATATTTCTTCGAG GCAAGTGAGCAGGACAACCCAAACTACGCATTAATAGTTGAATCGTTATCGCTCATTGAAGCCGTAGATTCTTCCACCAAACTCAGTCCAATGGCCTTAGAGTCACTGCTCCTTCCAAACCCAGCAGTTCTCCAGGATTACTTTACGTACAACGGTTCCCTTACCACTCCACCCTGTTCGGAAGTTGTAACGTGGATCGACTTCAAACAAGCGCTACCTCTCTCCCACAATCAG ATCGCAGCATTCAGGAATGTTCGAACTCCAGAGGGAGTCAAGCTAACGCGCAATTTCCGACCTATTCAGCCCCTGGAGGACAGAGTAGTTTACCACAACATTCGCGTCCCAAAGGACAAATCCCACTCACATGACTTTGGCGGCTCTGGCCAGTCTGCATTGCACGTTTCCTTGCCGATTGCACTTGGGGCTATGCTCCTGACGACTCCCCCCGAAATCTGGACTGGTGTCGTAGATTTATTGACACCGATCAGATAA
- the LOC135164467 gene encoding craniofacial development protein 1: MSEEHQLPSDSDEDDEDYVPDGADEAVSEAESEGDAESGPEDENNENEQVTTKKGKKRGRRCKKESKRRKRSVVEKEILETEEKKEETKALTEEEEKQRADSLWADFMKDTGTISRPKPQNFTNGVTTAAPTRPKPEEKVKITKVFEFAGEEVKIEKEVSANSAEARLSLLSKEKPQTMPVAAAKPSARGGGARRGGLGGISSVLGQIGKKTKISTLEKSKLDWDNFKKQENLDEEITNHNRGKDGFLERQDFLQRADLRQFEIEKQLRTTVRRNNR, from the exons ATGTCTGAAGAGCATCAGTTGCCATCGGATTCAGATGAGGACGACGAGGACTACGTGCCTGATGGAGCTGATGAAGCTGTGTCCGAGGCTGAATCAGAAGGTGATGCTGAAAGTGGTCCTGAAGACGAGAACAACGAAAATGAGCAAGTGACGACGAAAAAGGGCAAGAAACGGGGCAGACGATGTAAAAAGGAATCTAAGCGGAGGAAACGTTCTGTAGTTGAGAAAGAAATCCTGGAGACTGAGGAGAAGAAAGAGGAGACTAAGGCATTGactgaggaggaggagaagcaACGAGCTGATTCACTGTGGGCTGATTTCATGAAAGATACAG gtaCAATATCAAGGCCAAAACCGCAGAATTTCACAAATGGTGTAACAACTGCCGCCCCAACTCGTCCAAAGCCCGAAGAGAaggtaaaaataacaaaagtcTTCGAGTTCGCAGGTGAAgaagtaaaaattgaaaaggaggtgTCAGCAAACTCGGCAGAAGCTCGTTTATCCCTTCTCTCAAAGGAGAAGCCCCAGACGATGCCAGTGGCTGCCGCAAAGCCGTCGGCACGTGGCGGAGGGGCCAGACGAGGTGGCCTCGGTGGTATTTCCTCTGTCCTCGGTCAAATTGGCAAAAAAACAAAGATCtcaaccctagaaaaatcaaaacTCGACTGGGACAATTtcaaaaaacaagaaaatctCGATGAAGAGATAACCAACCACAACAGAGGCAAAGACGGTTTCCTGGAACGTCAGGACTTCCTCCAACGGGCGGACCTGCGTCAATTTGAGATTGAGAAGCAGTTGAGGACGACAGTTCGACGGAACAATCGCTGA
- the LOC135164487 gene encoding coiled-coil domain-containing protein 12, producing the protein MTKIISEMSEETVGTLEEEALKRKERLAELKRKKDNCEQKNSEQAVDLPKPRFRSYKPQDENLKEHVVDTPISVELEKENPEEVTRSKAVIEELDIGSLAPRKPDWDLKRDVSKKLDKLERRTQKAIAELIIERIKKDKDDMASIVTLTGNSSIQDK; encoded by the exons ATGACGAAAATCATCTCCGAAATGAGCGAAGAAACTGTTGGAACTCTGGAAGAAGAGGCattgaaaagaaaagagaGACTTGCAGAGTTAAAGAGGAAGAAGGATAACTGCGAACAAAAAAACAGTGAACAAGCGGTCGATTTACCAAA GCCAAGATTCAGAAGTTATAAACCCCAGGATGAGAATCTGAAAGAACATGTTGTTGATACACCCATCTCAGTTGAGTTGGAGAAGGAGAATCCAGAGGAGGTTACAAGGTCTAAAGCTGTCATTGAAGAGCTC GACATTGGGAGCTTAGCACCGAGAAAACCCGACTGGGATTTGAAACGTGATGTATCAAAGAAACTAGACAAATTGGAAAGGCGAACGCAAAAAGCCATTGCAGAGCTAATTATTGAGAGGATAAAAAAGGACAAGGACGACATGGCAAGTATAGTCACCCTGACTGGAAATTCAAGTATACAGGATAAATAG
- the LOC135164452 gene encoding gastric triacylglycerol lipase-like isoform X1, protein MEDGRTGTGLQRRTDTFYQYLESSQINPAIIPSVDLQFICSTDYQALQTCLLYCNLNEISVIGQIKFQRSPGKYFSVLFYVIDNWIANSVDFCAAFLLADAGYDVWMGNLRGSAYSRKHRTWSPENSKFWDFSMDEYAIKDLPAMMDYILDATNRSSLSYIGISLGTTISTILLSNRTDYNSKLNLVVHLAPVTFFKTPNLARKILSIAADLLEGPFKAFEILPRNRLIYSFVELVCLANSAMLEFCLFFVDTIVGKDREQLDMPPNFLLKIAQLYPAGCSAKVFFHYFQFIRTGEFGYFDHKNDKTNLRYYGQTKAPAYNLTNIVAPMAFFKAPNDPLSTLEDDLALISKLPVNRTLYYEIVRWKNFNHIDFIVAKDVKKFVYNRLFEILSDINKFP, encoded by the exons ATGGAAGACGGGCGGACTGGCACAGGGTTACAACGGAGGACGGATacattttatcaatatttagaATCCTCCCAAATCAACCCCGCAATAATTCCCAGTGTGGACCTCCAATTTATTTGCAGCACGGATTATCAGGCACTGCAGACATGTTTGTTATATTGCAACCTGAACGAAATATCGGTAATTGGCCAAATTAAATTCCAACGATCgccaggaaaatatttttcggttTTGTTTTACGTTATCGATAATTGGATTGCAAATAGTGTCGATTTCTGTGCAGCATTTTTACTAGCAGATGCTGGCTATGATGTTTGGATGGGGAATTTGAGAGGAAGTGCGTACAGTCGAAAGCATAGGACATGGTCACcagaaaattccaaattttggGATTTTAG TATGGACGAGTACGCAATCAAAGATCTACCAGCAATGATGGACTACATCCTCGATGCGACAAATCGATCATCATTGTCCTACATTGGCATATCCCTTGGAACCACCATCAGCACAATATTGCTGTCAAATCGGACCGACTACAACAGCAAACTGAATCTAGTTGTTCACTTGGCACCAGTCACGTTCTTCAAGACACCGAATTTAGCAAGAAAAATTCTGTCAATAGCGGCTGATTTACTGGAAGGACCTTTCAAAGCCTTCGAAATTCTTCCTCGAAACAGATTAATATATTCATTTGTGGAGTTAGTATGTTTAGCAAATTCGGCAATGTTGGAGTTCTGCTTGTTCTTCGTTGACACCATCGTAGGCAAAGATCGGGAACAGTTGGATATGCCACcg aatttcctGCTGAAAATTGCACAGCTCTATCCAGCCGGATGCTCCGCAAAAGTGTTCTTCCACTATTTTCAATTCATAAGAACTG GAGAATTTGGATACTTCGATCACAAAAACGATAAAACGAACCTCCGGTACTACGGCCAGACGAAGGCTCCGGCTTACAATTTAACAAACATCGTGGCTCCCATGGCATTCTTCAAAGCTCCGAACGATCCCCTTTCCACCTTAGAAGACGACCTCGCACTAATCAGCAAATTACCTGTGAACAGAACTTTATATTATGAGATAGTGAGATGGAAGAACTTCAATCATATTGATTTTATCGTTGCCAAAGACGTCAAGAAGTTTGTCTACAACAGATTATTCGAAATCTTGTCTGACATTAATAAATTTCCTTGA